From the Desulfosporosinus sp. Sb-LF genome, the window AATCATGTTGACAACATCTTCGTTGATAGAATTGTTGGGAGAACGAAATTCTAAACAGGCTACCCCATCTCCTAAGTCCATTAGACTTGCTCCGGCATTGCCCAAAATTTCCTTACCTGCTTTATGGGCTTGTTTAAGCGAGAAAGAGTATGGACTTATGGCTTTTCGATGATAGTTTCCATTTTCATAATAAGCCATATGTCCCGCCTCAGTTTTCTGATAGAAGCTCTCATATCCTTTACCGAGCAATTCTTCCACTAACGGGGGTATAGTGCCCCCTTCCGCGACGATACGATCCGCAGTTGCTTTGACTCCAAGTGCATCCCAAATCTCAAACGGACCCATTTCCCAATTGTAACCCCAGCGCATAGCTTCGTCGATTCCTGTAATATTATCCGCTATATCCTTAACAATAGTAGCGGCATATAGGAGAGACGGTTTTAAAACATTCCAGGCAAACTCTGTGCCAACGTCATCTCCGCTAACTAAGGTACGAAGTTTTTCGGGAAGACTTCTTGCTGCTTTTGCTTTTTCCAAAGAAGCAAAGTTCCTACTTTTTTGTTGGCCATAGGTCATCGTTTGGACATCTAAAACTTCAATAACTTTACCTTTTGGGCCTTTGGATTTTTTGTAAAATCCTTGCTTTGTTTTATCTCCCAACCACCTGTTTTTCAGCATAGTAAATATAAACTCTGGTAAAACAAAGTTTTCCTTTTCCGCAGGCACTCCTTCAGCTACGTTATTGTTTGAATGGATAAAGGTGTCTAATCCGACTAGATCTATCGTACGAAACGATGCGCTCTTTGGGCGCCCCATGACAGGTCCCGTCAAAGCATCTACTTCGTCAACTGTTAACCCGGTACGGAGCATTTCCCTGAGCACCACCGGAGAGCCGATGGCACCAATACGGTTAGCAATAAAATTGGGCGTATCTTTAGCCATGACAACCCCTTTGCCCAAGACCCGCTCTCCAAATTCGCAGAGGAATTTAATAACTTCCGGGTCGGTATTGGGTCCCGGGATAATTTCTAAGAGTTTCATGTAACGCGGAGGATTAAAGAAGTGCGTCCCCAGAAAAAACTGGGTAAAACTCTCTGGAAGCCCCTCCACCATGGATTTTAAAGAGATCCCCGAGGTGTTGGAAGTGACAATCGTACCTGGCCTTACATGATTTGCAATTTTCCTGAAGAGGTCCACCTTGATGTCGTGGCGTTCCACCACAACTTCGATCACCCAATCAACTTCGTTCAACCGTGCTAAATCATCGCTTAAATTTCCGACCTCAATCCGTTCCGCAAACTCCGGAACTAACAATGGGGCCGGATTCATTTTTTCCAAATTCCCCTTATTGATTTCCGCAATACTATTCCGCACTTTACGATCCTCTAGTGTCAATCCGGCTGCTTCTTCCTTAGCCGACAGTTTGGTAGGGGCAATATCTAATAACAGGCTCCGGATTCCGGCATTCGCCAGATGCGCAGCGATGGTACTCCCCATTACACCTGACCCTATTACTGCTACTTTATAAATCTGCATTTCCATCCTCCTCTCATTTCTGTTGGGCAATACGTTGAACTCATTCGTTCGCTTGTGGCCTCATCTAAGGATCGAAAGATCATTTGACTAGCTACCTTTATATCTTGTGTGGAACATCTACACATTCTCCACCTTGCCAGATCACCTCCTCAATCAGACTAGCGCTATTCAATCAATCGTCCAATCGGCGAGCTGGAAACCCTCACTGTCCTTATACCGGTCAAACAAGTAATGACGAAAGCGCACATACTCGTTATAATCGCATTCGATCCCCTCATTGCCCAATACCTCAACGAATTTCTCCAGATCAGGTGGGCATCCCCAGAGTGGAATAGCCTTTTTAACATTAGGATTGTTTTTATTCAAGTGGCATGCACACTTACCAAAGAGCACTGAATTATCAAAGCCGGTGGTTGCCATTTGTTGTTTGCCGCTGACAACCTCAACATTCGGGAAGGGCTTCCCTTTAAAAGCCGAAGAGAGAAGGATCAACATGGGATTATATTGAACTGAGCAGCCAGTACACAGGCTACTGTCATACTTTCGAATGGCAAGCCCGCTGATGCCTCTCTTTTTAAACCCAGCTGGACCGGTATCTTCTTCAGCCCATTCCCAATCATAGGTTACAAATTCCTGGTGATCCGCAATCCCCTCCCCCTTAACGTCGTAATCTGTCAATTCCAAACTGTACCCATGGTCTTTGGCATAATTAGAAAGATGAGCGACCTCTTTCGCCGGATAACCGAGAATTGCTGCCCCCACAAGGTCACAGGCAAACGGATCACGGGAAGCTATCAATAGATTCTTTCTAATCGCTTTTCCAGTAGGGCCAGGGCCTTTTTCTAAAGTGTAAAGACCATCGATGATGGTCAAAGCCACTGGCAACTTTTCAATAATGCGGGGGAACATACGACTAAGCTCCTCATCGCCCACGCCATGGCAAGCCTGTTTAGATTTTTTATTGAGGCATCCCTTAAGATTTTTTATACCTAAGGACACTTTGGCCTGATTATGAGTTTTTAACACAGGAACGTTAATGATTTTGTCCGCTTCCAGAGCTTGCTTGGCAATATCCAGTTTGAACCCATCACCATAATCTGTTGGTACAAACTCCCCTTGGTTAAAGTCCACTAATTTGACCCCGTAGCGCTCCTGAAGTTTTCTATATCCCAAAGCTTCGTAAACAGTATCCGCTTGAGGGTTTAATGTGGGAAGAGCGCCTTCACCAATCGTTAAATTACTAAATCCATGTTCAGCTAACACTCGTACTAAAGCACCAATCACGATACTGGTGGTAACTACACCATAAGGAGGGAATGGCAAGTCAAAATCCCAGCTGACAATGTTCGGTTTAATCAAAATTCTGTCATTGGCATTCAATCCTGCTAGCCCATTACTCAATTTCAAACTCTCCTGAAGAGACTCGTAAACCTCTATGACTTTAACGATAGATACGGGTGCTTTTGACATTGGAACTCCCCTCTATTCTCTGAAACACTTTGCCCGCGCCAGCGACTAGGTGGCGATCTTTTGGTACAAGAACAGTAGCAAAGTCTTTATTTATTTTAAATATTCTGAATTGTATTGACAGTATACTCCCTTCCAATATCTCTGATCTACCTTGGAATTTAGCTCGTGTTAGCCGATAAGACTTCGTTTGACTTCTACCAAATAAATATTCCTGCTAGTGCTTCACTCGTAAGAGTAAAAACCTTTTTTCGTTTTCCTGCCCCATTCTCCCTTGGTGAATTTCTCCACGATCAACGGTGAGGGCTTGTCTTTAGGGTCTCGGGTTTCCTGGTAGCGTTCCATTCCGATATAGTAAGCTAGATCGATACCTGTGAAGTCCATTAAACGGAACGGTCCCATCGGATGACCTAAGGCATCGGTTACCGCCATATCAATCTCTTCAGGCGTAGCAATCCCCATATCGGCAAGAAATTCTGCTTCATGGTGGAGCGCGGCAAGTATCCGATTAACTAAAAAACCATAGATTTCTTTTTTTAGCCAAGCACCATTTTTACCCATCTTTTTACACAAATCCATAGTTATTTGTGCAGTTTCCGTAGAAGTATGCGGTCCCTGCACAACCTCAACCAGTTTCATCACTAAAGCAGGGTTGAAAAAATGCATATTACATACTT encodes:
- a CDS encoding 3-hydroxyacyl-CoA dehydrogenase/enoyl-CoA hydratase family protein translates to MQIYKVAVIGSGVMGSTIAAHLANAGIRSLLLDIAPTKLSAKEEAAGLTLEDRKVRNSIAEINKGNLEKMNPAPLLVPEFAERIEVGNLSDDLARLNEVDWVIEVVVERHDIKVDLFRKIANHVRPGTIVTSNTSGISLKSMVEGLPESFTQFFLGTHFFNPPRYMKLLEIIPGPNTDPEVIKFLCEFGERVLGKGVVMAKDTPNFIANRIGAIGSPVVLREMLRTGLTVDEVDALTGPVMGRPKSASFRTIDLVGLDTFIHSNNNVAEGVPAEKENFVLPEFIFTMLKNRWLGDKTKQGFYKKSKGPKGKVIEVLDVQTMTYGQQKSRNFASLEKAKAARSLPEKLRTLVSGDDVGTEFAWNVLKPSLLYAATIVKDIADNITGIDEAMRWGYNWEMGPFEIWDALGVKATADRIVAEGGTIPPLVEELLGKGYESFYQKTEAGHMAYYENGNYHRKAISPYSFSLKQAHKAGKEILGNAGASLMDLGDGVACLEFRSPNNSINEDVVNMINKSLEEVEKNYLGMVIGNQGKNFCVGANLFLILQEAEKGNWKDLDIGVRELQNATNALKYAKKPVVAAPFGMTLGGGAEICLHSHVIQASSETYMGLVELGVGLIPAGGGTKEMAVRATEGILPGVQVAPDYLFAKRFEVIAMAQVSPNAEKARQLGFLRDHDRYSMNPEHIIMDAKARVIDLARNFRPNLSTKVKMAGAGVRATLELAMYGMRQGNYISEYDQYLGNKLAYVITGGNRPAGTLVDEQYFLDLEREVFLSLLGEGKTQDRIRHMLSKGKPLRN
- a CDS encoding DUF362 domain-containing protein; this translates as MSKAPVSIVKVIEVYESLQESLKLSNGLAGLNANDRILIKPNIVSWDFDLPFPPYGVVTTSIVIGALVRVLAEHGFSNLTIGEGALPTLNPQADTVYEALGYRKLQERYGVKLVDFNQGEFVPTDYGDGFKLDIAKQALEADKIINVPVLKTHNQAKVSLGIKNLKGCLNKKSKQACHGVGDEELSRMFPRIIEKLPVALTIIDGLYTLEKGPGPTGKAIRKNLLIASRDPFACDLVGAAILGYPAKEVAHLSNYAKDHGYSLELTDYDVKGEGIADHQEFVTYDWEWAEEDTGPAGFKKRGISGLAIRKYDSSLCTGCSVQYNPMLILLSSAFKGKPFPNVEVVSGKQQMATTGFDNSVLFGKCACHLNKNNPNVKKAIPLWGCPPDLEKFVEVLGNEGIECDYNEYVRFRHYLFDRYKDSEGFQLADWTID
- a CDS encoding 3-hydroxyacyl-CoA dehydrogenase family protein — protein: MNIEDVKKVCVIGAGNMGHQIALSAAIAGYQVSCTDISQEMLSKAEAFARSYLPERVAKGKLTQEQADLGLKNISFTQSLEEAAGDSDFVIEAAVEKINIKRKLFADLDRITPTRTILATNSSFIVSSKIADVTKRPDKVCNMHFFNPALVMKLVEVVQGPHTSTETAQITMDLCKKMGKNGAWLKKEIYGFLVNRILAALHHEAEFLADMGIATPEEIDMAVTDALGHPMGPFRLMDFTGIDLAYYIGMERYQETRDPKDKPSPLIVEKFTKGEWGRKTKKGFYSYE